In the Hydrogenispora ethanolica genome, TTGTCTCTCCTTATCTCTTTTAGCCATTTGATAAGTCGGACTTTTTTGCTGGATTTCTTATACCTTTTTTCAGTTCAAATAGCACAACAGGTTAACTTAGTAGGGTTTTTCCAATAAGGTGAAATCATTGCGTTCAGCTCGAAATCCTAGACGATTTTGAGGCAGGTGAAACAGACCCAAATAAAACAATCCCGTCCATTACGGACGGGACCAGAGTATAGACAAAACCCGCGTTCAAGCCGTGAGGCAAGGAAGCGGGTTTTGTCTACACTTTGAGGCCGGCGCCGCATCGCGCTGGCCTTGCTTTGTTGCGCGAATCGTTTTCGACGCCCCTATTTCATCCAACGTTGCCGGCGGATAAAAAATTTAAATTGAAGTTCGCTAGCTGAACTTATATAGTAATATTTAGTAATATTAAAAAAGGATTCAAGCCGCAGCTTTCGAATGTCAGGGAGCCGTTGCGGCTTATCCGGAAATTCATTAATTTCATAAACACCGCGCAAAAGGTGGAGCGAGCGATGGCAAAGATAGCGTTTATGGCCGCCAACCAGGACATGCTGGAACAGGCGGCGGCGATAGCCGGTAATTTTGATATGGAAGTCGAGATCAAATTGATCACCTCGGCCGACGTGGTGGCCGAGGCCAACCTGGCCGTCAGGAATGGCGCAGATATCGTCATCGCCCGGGGCACCCAGGCCTATCTGGTCCGGAAATACACTCAGATTCCGGTGGTGGAGATCGTGCTCACCGGCCAGGAATTGGCGCTATTGATCAACGAGGCCCGCAAACTGACCGGCAAAAGCCACCCGGTCATCGGCATCTTGGGCGTCAAAAGCATGTTCAGCAACACCAAGCCCTTCGAGGAGATCCTCGATCTGACCATCCGCGAATATTTCGTGGAGAAGGGCGAGGAGTTGGAGGAGGCCGCCCGGCGGGCCTGGGAAGACAAGGTCGACATCCTGATCGGCGGCAAGATCGCCATCGAATGCGCCCAAAAATGGGGATTGCCCACGCTGTTTTTAAAGTCGCAGCTCGACAGCATCGCCGACGCCTTCCGCAATGCCGAGCGTATGGCCTATGCCATCGAGCTGGAGAAGACCAACACCGCTGAATTGCGGACCATCCTGAACTATTCCTTTGACGGGATCATCCGCCTCGACAATCAGGGCTGCGTGACGGTGGTCAATTATATGGCCGAAAAGATCTTGGGCAAAAGTTCCGACGAAATGCTGGGCAAGCCCATCACCGACATCCTGAAACTGCCCGACGAAGACCAGCTCCGCCAGGTGCTGGTCGAGGGCAAGAGCCTCTATTCGATCATCATCAACCACGACAACCTGGCCCTGGTGGCCAATCTGGCCAATATGACGGTGGACAACGTCTCGCAGGGCATGATCTTGTCGTTCCGGGAATTCAAGAAGATTGAGGAGATGGAGGCGGAGATCCGCAAGAAGCTTTATACCAAAGGGTATGTGGCCGAACATACCTTTAACCGGCTGGCCGGCCGTTCCAAGGCGATGAAGGGGCTGAAGAGCGCCGCCAATGCTTACGCCAAATATGATCTCCCGGTATTGCTCAGCGGCGAACTGGGGACCGGCAAAAGCGCCATGGCCGAATGCATTCACAATTCCAGCCTGCGGCAGCAGGGCCCCTTCGTCAGCGTCAACTGCCAGGGCGTGCCCAAAGAGTTCCTGCAAAAGCAGCTCTTCGGGTATGCGGTTGAAAACCCGTATACCAATCTCTCCAGCAAAGTAGTGAAGGGCGCTTTCGAACTGGCGCATACCGGGACGCTTTTCCTGGATCATGTGGCGGAGCTGAATGATTATTGCCAAACCAATCTGTTGCGGGTTTTGCAGCAGGGAACCTTTCTGCGGCTGGAAAGCGAAAAAGCGTATCCGGTCAACGTCCGGGTCATCTGCGCCACCG is a window encoding:
- a CDS encoding sigma 54-interacting transcriptional regulator, giving the protein MAKIAFMAANQDMLEQAAAIAGNFDMEVEIKLITSADVVAEANLAVRNGADIVIARGTQAYLVRKYTQIPVVEIVLTGQELALLINEARKLTGKSHPVIGILGVKSMFSNTKPFEEILDLTIREYFVEKGEELEEAARRAWEDKVDILIGGKIAIECAQKWGLPTLFLKSQLDSIADAFRNAERMAYAIELEKTNTAELRTILNYSFDGIIRLDNQGCVTVVNYMAEKILGKSSDEMLGKPITDILKLPDEDQLRQVLVEGKSLYSIIINHDNLALVANLANMTVDNVSQGMILSFREFKKIEEMEAEIRKKLYTKGYVAEHTFNRLAGRSKAMKGLKSAANAYAKYDLPVLLSGELGTGKSAMAECIHNSSLRQQGPFVSVNCQGVPKEFLQKQLFGYAVENPYTNLSSKVVKGAFELAHTGTLFLDHVAELNDYCQTNLLRVLQQGTFLRLESEKAYPVNVRVICATDVNLTRLVKEGKFNEELYYELSVLELYLPPLRQRKEDIADLLDYYIQEYGNFYRKYIILTEDAREMITAYPWYGNVQQLKRFCEKLVILADKKVLDSELIDRSLASFTGSWDEDKFAAGEPAGKVIVYQNPESSLILKALEKHKGNRNLVAAELGISTTTLWRKIKKYHIKYKFDV